One window of Quercus robur chromosome 12, dhQueRobu3.1, whole genome shotgun sequence genomic DNA carries:
- the LOC126708862 gene encoding uncharacterized methyltransferase At1g78140, chloroplastic-like isoform X2, which yields MAAVISNLSCVSLPRILSNSRRCFFKPCARPRLFDKRIFAVKIRASSTAFVDTKPPTEPIVVENEVSSSKSILACPICYESLTLIGSHVLSVESAAGSTLQCNTCKKSFYGNQTHYDVTVASGTKDYGLGMPISTEFFRFPLISFLYERGWRQSFSIWGSFPGPEKEFELMRDSLKPALDGIIVDASCGSGLFSRLFAQSGLFSLVIALDYSENMLQQCYEFIKQEETFPKENLILVRADISRLPFVSSSVDAVHAGAALQCWPSPSTAVAEISRVLRPGGVFVATTYIFDGPFAFIPFLRRQRQIIAAMSGSHFFLSERELQDLCTACGLVGFTSIRNGLFVMISASKPI from the exons ATGGCGGCAGTGATCAGCAACCTCTCGTGTGTGTCGCTTCCAAGGATACTCAGTAACTCGAGGCGTTGTTTCTTCAAACCCTGTGCGCGTCCACGACTCTTCGATAAACGTATTTTCGCGGTAAAAATTCGAGCTTCTTCAACCGCCTTTGTCGACACCAAGCCCCCAACG GAACCTATTGTGGTTGAAAATGAGGTTAGCAGCAGCAAGAGCATTTTAGCTTGTCCTATATGCTACGAATCGTTAACGTTGATTGGCAGTCATGTCTTATCTGT AGAGTCTGCAGCTGGGTCTACTTTACAATGTAACACTTGTAAGAAGTCATTCTATGGCAATCAAACACATTATGACGTGACGGTGGCTAGTGGGACCAAGGACTATGGCCTGGGGATGCCAATTTCCACCGAGTTTTTCAG GTTCCCATTGATATCTTTTCTCTATGAGAGGGGCTGGCGTCAAAGTTTTTCTATCTGGGGTAGTTTTCCAGGCCCAGAGAAAGAG TTTGAATTGATGAGGGATTCCTTGAAGCCAGCTTTAGATGGAATTATAGTTGATGCTAGTTGTGGGAGTGGGTTATTTTCAAGACTATTTGCCCAGAGTGGATTGTTTTCTCTTGTCATTGCTCTGGACTACTCAGAGAACATGTTGCAGCAATGTTATGAATTCATTAAGCAGGAGGAAACTTTTCCAAAAGA GAACTTAATCTTGGTCAGAGCTGATATCTCTAGGCTTCCTTTTGTTTCAAGTTCTGTTGATGCTGTGCATGCTGGTGCTGCTCTACAGTGTTGGCCTTCACCATCAACAGCT GTAGCTGAAATTAGTCGAGTTCTGCGACCCGGCGGAGTGTTTGTTGCTACCACCTACATATTTGATGGGCCTTTTGCTTTTATCCCATTTTTGAGGAGACAACGTCAG ATTATCGCGGCAATGTCAGGCAGCCATTTCTTCCTATCTGAACGTGAACTACAAGATCTCTGCACAGCCTGTGGATTAGTTGgctttacaagtataagaaatgGGCTTTTCGTGATGATTTCTGCTTCAAAACCCATCTAA
- the LOC126708862 gene encoding uncharacterized methyltransferase At1g78140, chloroplastic-like isoform X1 — protein sequence MAAVISNLSCVSLPRILSNSRRCFFKPCARPRLFDKRIFAVKIRASSTAFVDTKPPTEPIVVENEVSSSKSILACPICYESLTLIGSHVLSVRESAAGSTLQCNTCKKSFYGNQTHYDVTVASGTKDYGLGMPISTEFFRFPLISFLYERGWRQSFSIWGSFPGPEKEFELMRDSLKPALDGIIVDASCGSGLFSRLFAQSGLFSLVIALDYSENMLQQCYEFIKQEETFPKENLILVRADISRLPFVSSSVDAVHAGAALQCWPSPSTAVAEISRVLRPGGVFVATTYIFDGPFAFIPFLRRQRQIIAAMSGSHFFLSERELQDLCTACGLVGFTSIRNGLFVMISASKPI from the exons ATGGCGGCAGTGATCAGCAACCTCTCGTGTGTGTCGCTTCCAAGGATACTCAGTAACTCGAGGCGTTGTTTCTTCAAACCCTGTGCGCGTCCACGACTCTTCGATAAACGTATTTTCGCGGTAAAAATTCGAGCTTCTTCAACCGCCTTTGTCGACACCAAGCCCCCAACG GAACCTATTGTGGTTGAAAATGAGGTTAGCAGCAGCAAGAGCATTTTAGCTTGTCCTATATGCTACGAATCGTTAACGTTGATTGGCAGTCATGTCTTATCTGT CAGAGAGTCTGCAGCTGGGTCTACTTTACAATGTAACACTTGTAAGAAGTCATTCTATGGCAATCAAACACATTATGACGTGACGGTGGCTAGTGGGACCAAGGACTATGGCCTGGGGATGCCAATTTCCACCGAGTTTTTCAG GTTCCCATTGATATCTTTTCTCTATGAGAGGGGCTGGCGTCAAAGTTTTTCTATCTGGGGTAGTTTTCCAGGCCCAGAGAAAGAG TTTGAATTGATGAGGGATTCCTTGAAGCCAGCTTTAGATGGAATTATAGTTGATGCTAGTTGTGGGAGTGGGTTATTTTCAAGACTATTTGCCCAGAGTGGATTGTTTTCTCTTGTCATTGCTCTGGACTACTCAGAGAACATGTTGCAGCAATGTTATGAATTCATTAAGCAGGAGGAAACTTTTCCAAAAGA GAACTTAATCTTGGTCAGAGCTGATATCTCTAGGCTTCCTTTTGTTTCAAGTTCTGTTGATGCTGTGCATGCTGGTGCTGCTCTACAGTGTTGGCCTTCACCATCAACAGCT GTAGCTGAAATTAGTCGAGTTCTGCGACCCGGCGGAGTGTTTGTTGCTACCACCTACATATTTGATGGGCCTTTTGCTTTTATCCCATTTTTGAGGAGACAACGTCAG ATTATCGCGGCAATGTCAGGCAGCCATTTCTTCCTATCTGAACGTGAACTACAAGATCTCTGCACAGCCTGTGGATTAGTTGgctttacaagtataagaaatgGGCTTTTCGTGATGATTTCTGCTTCAAAACCCATCTAA